In Dendropsophus ebraccatus isolate aDenEbr1 chromosome 14, aDenEbr1.pat, whole genome shotgun sequence, the following proteins share a genomic window:
- the LOC138772758 gene encoding uncharacterized protein yields the protein MGTMVSRVQGLCGRARLRTASIVMIGPSDSGKTTILYRLKLNKNVNPVPTPGYITETLDIFEDMSLLVWDVSLGAMERPLKRHFLEGCQGFIFVVDSEDARTFDDAREDLLYAVSSLNEPLPFIVLANKQDLHGACSPSEMAHHLKLDKFAGSHWDVCGCSGVTGEGVREALEKLCQMIKERQR from the coding sequence ATGGGCACCATGGTGAGCAGGGTCCAGGGGCTGTGTGGCAGGGCAAGGCTCAGGACGGCCTCCATAGTAATGATTGGACCATCTGATAGTGGTAAAACCACCATACTCTACAGGCTGAAGCTGAACAAAAATGTCAATCCTGTCCCGACCCCTGGTTACATTACAGAGACCTTGGACATCTTTGAGGACATGTCGCTTTTAGTATGGGACGTTAGTCTCGGAGCAATGGAAAGACCCTTAAAAAGACATTTTCTGGAAGGCTGCCAAGGCTTTATTTTTGTAGTGGACAGTGAGGATGCTAGGACATTCGATGACGCCCGTGAAGATCTACTCTATGCAGTGTCTAGCCTCAATGAACCATTACCGTTCATTGTACTGGCCAATAAGCAGGATCTTCATGGTGCCTGTAGCCCTTCTGAAATGGCGCATCATCTAAAACTTGACAAATTCGCTGGCAGCCATTGGGATGTGTGTGGCTGCTCTGGTGTAACCGGAGAAGGTGTTCGTGAAGCTCTTGAGAAACTGTGTCAAATGATAAAGGAACGCCAGAGGTGA
- the LOC138773021 gene encoding uncharacterized protein: protein MGLLLSRLQQTLMKFTGYEARIVMLGLDAAGKTTILYKLKLHETVTTIPTIGFNVEIVEPIRNVTFTVWDVGGQDRIRALWKHYYKNTDGLIFVLDSADPERFREANSELNAILEDDEMRGVPFVVMANKQDLPGARRPGELAEELMLRKMKGQQWHVQGCCATTGVGILEGLEILTDLVKQFKQNKPF, encoded by the coding sequence ATGGGTCTTCTCCTAAGCCGCCTCCAGCAAACCCTAATGAAGTTCACTGGATACGAAGCTCGGATCGTGATGCTGGGTCTTGATGCTGCCGGGAAGACAACTATCCTGTACAAGCTAAAGCTGCATGAGACAGTCACTACAATCCCGACTATTGGATTCAATGTTGAGATTGTGGAACCCATCCGTAACGTCACCTTCACCGTATGGGATGTGGGTGGTCAGGACAGGATCAGAGCCCTGTGGAAACATTACTATAAAAACACAGATGGTCTGATATTCGTGTTGGACAGTGCCGACCCCGAAAGATTTCGGGAGGCCAATTCGGAGCTCAACGCCATCCTGGAGGATGATGAAATGAGAGGCGTCCCCTTCGTGGTGATGGCCAATAAGCAAGATCTACCCGGTGCCAGGCGACCAGGAGAATTGGCCGAAGAGCTAATGCTGAGAAAGATGAAAGGACAACAGTGGCATGTCCAAGGATGCTGTGCCACCACCGGGGTTGGGATTCTCGAAGGGTTGGAGATACTCACTGACCTGGTGAAACAATTTAAGCAGAACAAGCCATTCTGA
- the LOC138773085 gene encoding uncharacterized protein — protein MGLLLSSLHQALVRFTGYQARIHMFGLDAAGKTSILYQLKMHEAVTSIPTIGFNVETLTPVGNTIFTLWDIGGGDKISELWHVYYENTDGVIFVVDSADSERIPEVREKLNTLLDDETLKGVPVMVLANKQDLPNARRPEELAEDLGLVDIKRDLWHFQGCSATTGEGLAEGMEILADFVKQFQNNKGSR, from the coding sequence ATGGGACTACTCCTGAGCAGCCTCCACCAAGCCCTAGTGAGGTTTACTGGATACCAAGCTCGGATCCATATGTTCGGTCTGGATGCGGCCGGGAAGACGTCTATCCTGTACCAGCTAAAGATGCATGAGGCAGTCACTTCAATCCCCACCATTGGATTCAATGTAGAGACCCTGACACCAGTCGGTAACACCATCTTTACTTTGTGGGATATAGGAGGTGGAGATAAGATCTCAGAACTTTGGCACGTTTACTATGAAAATACAGACGGAGTTATCTTCGTGGTGGACAGTGCTGACTCAGAAAGAATTCCTGAAGTAAGGGAGAAACTAAATACCCTGTTAGACGATGAAACCCTGAAAGGAGTCCCTGTCATGGTGCTGGCCAACAAGCAGGATCTTCCCAATGCCAGGAGACCAGAAGAACTTGCGGAGGACTTGGGGCTGGTTGACATAAAGAGAGACTTATGGCATTTCCAGGGCTGTAGTGCCACCACTGGGGAAGGTCTTGCCGAGGGGATGGAGATCCTTGCCGACTTTGTGAAACAATTTCAGAACAACAAGGGTTCTCGCTAA